Within the Thermodesulfobacteriota bacterium genome, the region AAATGGCCAAGTCAAACCTATCGGGTGTTATCGAGGCTACCACCCAGGATACTTATCCTCCTCTTTATCCTATACTTTTGCACTACTGGGTCGGTTTTTTGGGAGACTCCGAATTCTCTACCCGGTTTATGTCCGTACTATTCGGCTTCTTGGCGGTATTGATGATCTACAAGGTGGGCATCCTGGTTTCGGACAGGGAGACGGGAATTCTAAGTGCCCTGATCCTGGCCTTATCCAATTTTCATATTTATTATTCCCAGGAAGCAAGAATGTACAGCTTAATGGTCCTCCTCACCCTGGCCTCAATGTATTTCTTCCTGAGAATGTTAAAAAGCGAGGGTAGGGCAGATTCGATCGGTTATATACTGTCCAGCTCTCTATTGATGTACACCCATATTTACGGTTTATTCATAATAATTGCACAGAATATTTATTCGTTTACTGAGCTCATATTAGAGAGGAAAGACTCTAAACTAAATTTGAAGAAATGGATTCTGCTACAGCTTATATTAGCCGTCCTATTCTCGCCCTGGGTTACGGTTTTTATGGAACAGGTGATACGAGCACAGAGCGGAAAGAGAATAGGTTGGATACCGGTGCCTTCGGTCCAGAGTATTATTAACTCCTTTAAGCTGTATTCAGGGTCTTATCTGTTACTGTCTCTTTTTCTGGTACTGTCTTTCTTCTCAGTGGTAGGATTCAAAAAATTTGGTGAAGGCATATATTGGAGAGACCTGTTTGCATCTATGCGGGGCTACAGGTGGAAAATCTATCTGTCGAACATAAAGACGGGTTATTTTCTATTGGTATGGTTATCGTGCCCCGTTATTTTGCCTTTCCTGATTTCTAAATTCTTTACCCCGATCTACTGGTATAGAT harbors:
- a CDS encoding glycosyltransferase family 39 protein is translated as MTKLKLRREGLALAAVLLIGLFLRLYDLGGESVWLDEAFSIQMAKSNLSGVIEATTQDTYPPLYPILLHYWVGFLGDSEFSTRFMSVLFGFLAVLMIYKVGILVSDRETGILSALILALSNFHIYYSQEARMYSLMVLLTLASMYFFLRMLKSEGRADSIGYILSSSLLMYTHIYGLFIIIAQNIYSFTELILERKDSKLNLKKWILLQLILAVLFSPWVTVFMEQVIRAQSGKRIGWIPVPSVQSIINSFKLYSGSYLLLSLFLVLSFFSVVGFKKFGEGIYWRDLFASMRGYRWKIYLSNIKTGYFLLVWLSCPVILPFLISKFFTPIYWYRYTIVASLAFYLLAAIGIRNLGPKLKFAVITLIVLGFLANVWEGYSTVNKERWREMVDYIDTNASEGDLVLFNANYAQIPFDYYSKRTDLVKKPFPEETNIVDEDSVKKLDSSVKDYNRVWVVLAHSYDSQGLIKKSLDQSHNLLSSREYIGMSYASNDEHHKLEASLFEKK